The following proteins are co-located in the Silene latifolia isolate original U9 population chromosome 1, ASM4854445v1, whole genome shotgun sequence genome:
- the LOC141605178 gene encoding uncharacterized protein LOC141605178: protein MADHRSDESRNDTREINGDDENLSSSDAITTVGSSRNDNIGDAGGSTAAEIRTSGGGGLAERLNEIIVGGGDGDLLMQQSMRESNFLQWLQALDLQVMGACRADERLKPLLKVNDAAEDRLLAHLSQHFEASEVGLLARCLCVPLVSMRVGKLVKQGSLLCPTSLRGTLNLALLPSSDMRLSFIGDNGQTARLATLSYVSDCSSVSVEEIPADQSGRSFLVKLLDGESFYFWCSERSKLLGIDLLSKMKDFLRRKPTLADLTGISESRLECFATHLRAYLAGPTASSIQASTAASCVPWADVNQASMEPLQSSSTYVRSLRTRQNGCQASKGNTQYQGSLSPRPSTFKEGLPKSLSSLKSISREKIRRRGDLHLAPVDNSFMSEAVVNSSDKGNKSSEASPLSFLESLGKSNFLTSPSETLQLPPISSLFSPYYCWCPPCTSPSITSTPKLPTSFAQPFSLPPLSTLFPATVTSSLLPPPDLTGGSPFELPPLLSDPLVRSQPFPTFTPLMCDPIVHIPVLDLCSLGQGYLVSAGPGIATSIPPLHPKLMGPIISEGESLLEKGARETLRLLIGNSSGQPSGSLLGVLPSVLSHEDNQGVMVTGSRGLYSGISDVDAIVGSFAAVGLNSVSERSFRMSGLPSCSSMGPDAIEQPSCGPDFWNSAFMSREDDKKID, encoded by the exons ATGGCGGATCATAGGAGCGACGAATCAAGAAACGACACTCGCGAAATCAACGGCGATGATGAAAATTTGTCATCAAGCGACGCAATCACAACCGTCGGATCTTCGAGAAACGATAATATTGGCGACGCCGGTGGATCAACTGCGGCGGAGATTAGAACCTCCGGCGGCGGCGGTTTAGCGGAGAGGTTGAACGAGATAATAGTCGGAGGAGGAGATGGAGATTTGTTGATGCAGCAAAGTATGAGGGAGAGCAACTTTTTGCAATGGCTTCAAGCACTTGATTTACAAGTAATGGGAGCTTGTCGTGCTGATGAACGCCTTAAGCCTTTGCTTAAGGTTAACGATGCCGCTGAAGATCGCCTTCTTGCTCATCTTAGTCAG CATTTTGAAGCATCTGAAGTTGGTCTGCTAGCAAGGTGCTTGTGTGTTCCTCTTGTTTCAATGCGCGTCGGCAAGTTAGTCAAGCAAGGCTCATTGTTATGCCCTACTTCTTTGAG AGGAACTTTGAATCTTGCTCTTCTACCATCATCTGATATGCGGCTTTCATTTATTGGAGACAATGGCCAGACTGCAAGACTAGCGACATTAAGTTATGTTTCTGATTGCTCCTCTGTGTCAGTTGAGGAAATACCTGCAGACCAGTCTGGACGATCTTTCTTAGTGAAGCTCCTTGACGGGGAATCATTTTATTTCTGGTGCTCAGAGAGGTCTAAGCTTCTTGGAATTGATTTGCTTTCGAAG ATGAAGGACTTCCTGAGAAGGAAACCAACTTTGGCTGATCTAACGGGAATTAGCGAATCTCGTCTTGAATGCTTTGCTACTCATCTCCGTGCCTATCTGGCGGGCCCAACTGCTAGCAGCATTCAAGCAAGTACTGCTGCTTCGTGCGTTCCTTGGGCTGATGTAAACCAAGCTTCCATGGAACCCCTTCAATCTTCCTCAACATATGTGAGGTCTCTGCGAACCAGACAGAATGGATGTCAAGCATCGAAAGGGAACACACAGTATCAAGGAAGCTTGAGTCCACGGCCAAGTACATTTAAAGAAGGTTTACCAAAATCTCTGTCTTCCTTGAAAAGTATCTCAAGAGAAAAGATAAGGCGTCGTGGAGATCTGCATCTTGCTCCTGTTGACAATTCGTTCATGTCGGAAGCGGTAGTAAATAGTTCAGATAAGGGCAACAAGTCTTCTGAAGCTTCTCCATTGAGCTTTTTGGAGTCTTTAGGCAAATCCAATTTTCTTACCTCTCCAAGTGAAACTTTGCAATTGCCACCAATAAGTTCCCTTTTTTCTCCCTATTATTGTTGGTGCCCGCCTTGCACTTCTCCATCTATTACGTCCACTCCGAAACTCCCAACCTCGTTTGCTCAACCTTTCTCACTGCCACCACTCTCAACTCTCTTCCCAGCAACAGTGACCAGCAGTTTGCTTCCACCACCGGATCTCACAGGTGGGTCCCCTTTTGAACTTCCACCCTTGTTATCTGATCCTTTGGTACGCTCACAGCCGTTTCCAACCTTTACACCTCTAATGTGTGACCCAATTGTCCACATTCCTGTTCTGGATCTTTGCTCGCTGGGCCAGGGTTACCTTGTTAGTGCTGGACCCGGTATAGCAACCAGTATCCCGCCATTGCATCCAAAACTTATGGGCCCGATAATATCGGAGGGTGAATCACTCTTGGAGAAAGGTGCAAGGGAGACTCTAAGGCTATTGATTGGAAATTCAAGTGGTCAACCCTCGGGATCACTTTTGGGAGTCCTACCTTCAGTTTTGAGCCACGAGGACAATCAAGGCGTTATGGTTACTGGAAGCCGAGGTCTGTATAGTGGGATTAGCGATGTTGATGCAATTGTTGGTAGCTTTGCTGCTGTGGGGCTGAATTCTGTGTCTGAGAGGTCCTTCAGAATGAGTGGGCTACCGAGCTGCAGTAGCATGGGACCAGATGCTATTGAGCAGCCTTCTTGTGGTCCAGATTTTTGGAATTCGGCATTTATGTCCAGGGAGGATGATAAGAAGATTGATTGA